One segment of Pyrococcus sp. ST04 DNA contains the following:
- a CDS encoding dihydropteroate synthase-like protein — translation MKILLVTGKLAEPIVRKYGKGCDVFVAPVTVAAFLTPKMIADYLEKANVRNYDMIIIPGLVKGSTEEIEERIGIPTYKGPKNAIDLPQILKAVRNGFKLSKTIPADELFSEDSLKRVQDIRNRTKNRKYIEKALKKPWNFLVGDLPVGLDFPARIMGEIIDAPRLKHKEIIEKAKYYLAQGADIIDIGMISGETNIETVEEIPLIKEEIGVPVSLDSLNIKELEVGIEVADLILSIDYSNVEELVTEKPVVLIPTNMREGVFPQNPRERVMFLEKLKLKAKDLGYENMIIDPIIEHYPNFSRSIVAFYMYRERNEKDVMMAGVGNVTEMTDADSPGINALLAGLASELKLSLLLTTEASDKCRGSIRELRRGVDMTLLGNLKDVGINLLILKEKRKKDITFELAEKIVEARAKGVKLEKVYFRIFLKDSKIYVNAYMGMKPVMTIIGDDPDAIIDTILENFPISPRHAFYLGRELEKAKTALKLGKSYIQEEDLFPDFYSSEIFITKSD, via the coding sequence GTGAAGATCCTTTTAGTCACAGGAAAGCTCGCGGAGCCAATAGTTAGGAAGTACGGGAAGGGCTGTGACGTTTTTGTTGCTCCCGTAACGGTTGCTGCTTTTCTGACTCCTAAAATGATAGCGGATTACCTTGAGAAAGCCAACGTCAGAAACTATGATATGATAATTATCCCAGGCCTTGTGAAGGGCTCTACCGAGGAGATAGAAGAGAGAATAGGAATACCAACATATAAAGGCCCAAAAAACGCAATTGATCTACCACAGATTTTGAAGGCAGTAAGGAATGGATTTAAGCTTAGCAAAACAATTCCAGCTGACGAACTTTTCTCCGAAGACTCTCTTAAAAGAGTTCAGGACATACGGAACAGAACAAAAAACAGGAAGTATATAGAGAAAGCACTCAAAAAACCCTGGAACTTCCTCGTTGGTGACCTGCCAGTAGGTCTAGACTTCCCAGCAAGAATAATGGGAGAAATAATAGATGCTCCCAGACTGAAACATAAGGAGATAATAGAGAAGGCCAAGTATTATCTGGCACAAGGAGCGGATATAATAGATATAGGAATGATATCCGGAGAAACAAATATTGAAACTGTGGAAGAAATACCCCTCATAAAAGAAGAGATAGGCGTTCCAGTTTCTCTAGATTCACTAAACATCAAAGAGCTTGAAGTGGGAATAGAGGTAGCGGACTTAATCCTAAGCATTGACTACAGCAATGTCGAGGAGCTTGTAACAGAAAAGCCTGTAGTCCTAATTCCAACAAACATGAGGGAAGGAGTATTCCCCCAAAACCCAAGAGAAAGAGTTATGTTCCTAGAAAAGCTAAAGCTCAAGGCAAAAGACCTCGGGTATGAGAACATGATAATTGATCCGATTATCGAGCACTATCCAAACTTCTCGAGGTCAATAGTGGCTTTCTACATGTACAGGGAGAGAAACGAGAAGGATGTTATGATGGCGGGAGTTGGAAACGTCACCGAAATGACAGATGCCGATAGTCCAGGAATAAATGCACTACTAGCAGGTTTAGCCTCGGAACTAAAACTTTCCCTTCTACTAACAACAGAGGCGAGCGATAAATGCAGAGGAAGCATAAGAGAACTAAGGAGAGGAGTAGATATGACATTATTAGGTAACCTGAAGGATGTGGGAATAAACCTCCTGATACTTAAGGAGAAAAGGAAAAAGGACATAACCTTTGAACTTGCTGAGAAGATCGTCGAGGCTAGGGCTAAGGGTGTTAAGCTTGAGAAGGTTTACTTTAGGATATTTCTTAAGGATTCAAAGATATATGTGAACGCCTACATGGGAATGAAGCCGGTTATGACGATTATTGGGGACGATCCAGATGCAATAATTGACACAATACTAGAGAATTTTCCAATAAGCCCAAGGCACGCATTCTATTTGGGAAGGGAGCTTGAAAAAGCTAAAACTGCATTAAAACTTGGAAAGTCCTATATTCAGGAAGAAGATTTATTTCCAGATTTTTACAGCTCAGAAATATTTATAACCAAATCTGACTAA
- a CDS encoding DHH family phosphoesterase, with the protein MKVLVLGGGVLGRAIAEALMGEFDVTVIEKDVIRAQTLAESGLQVVQGDFSYTATLLKAHIERADLVIITTTDVNTIAKTLHVVRTNNKDVSVLVILPEEISVDDIENILKEEYETEMKIDYVINPRTAIVRAVVETIEKVGERKNAMKLLNKLNEIKERTDTLLIVMHDNPDPDCMASASALALIAQSVGLKTQIVYGGDITHHQNRAMVNILGLEFRRVSRGSYEIKRHSAIAIVDAQPNGNITILDEDDVKKVEIIIDHHQILQNLREKLSPTCLVDIRPEVNSTSAIMVEYLKALEIPVTETLATALFYGMYIDTKKFSKLSRIDIKAIEFLTGKVNYDLLDKIEFPDISTETAEILARAILNRKIYKNVVISNVGFIANRDAIAEAADFLLRLEGITTVLVFGIVDDRIEISARTRDVRVNIGAVMKEAFGEIGSGGGHAQAGGARIPLGIFKLAKDKTSLLRLVEEAITEKFLEALGIKEGP; encoded by the coding sequence ATGAAGGTACTTGTCCTTGGTGGTGGGGTGCTTGGCAGGGCAATTGCCGAGGCCCTAATGGGAGAATTCGATGTAACCGTTATCGAGAAAGATGTTATTAGAGCTCAAACCTTGGCTGAGAGTGGTCTTCAAGTTGTTCAGGGTGATTTTTCATATACTGCAACTCTACTAAAGGCCCACATTGAAAGGGCAGACCTCGTTATAATAACAACAACAGATGTGAACACTATAGCAAAGACTTTACACGTAGTGAGGACAAATAACAAGGATGTATCGGTTCTTGTTATCTTGCCAGAGGAGATATCAGTAGACGATATAGAGAACATACTCAAAGAGGAATACGAAACAGAGATGAAGATCGACTATGTCATAAATCCAAGAACTGCAATAGTAAGGGCAGTAGTTGAGACAATAGAGAAAGTTGGAGAAAGAAAAAATGCAATGAAGCTGTTAAACAAGCTCAACGAAATAAAAGAAAGAACAGATACACTCTTAATAGTTATGCACGATAATCCAGACCCAGATTGCATGGCAAGTGCATCAGCACTAGCATTAATAGCTCAGAGTGTAGGCCTAAAAACTCAGATAGTGTACGGAGGAGACATAACCCACCACCAAAACAGGGCCATGGTGAATATATTAGGCCTCGAGTTCAGGAGGGTCTCAAGGGGAAGCTATGAAATAAAGAGGCATTCAGCGATAGCCATTGTAGACGCCCAGCCAAACGGCAACATAACGATACTCGACGAGGATGACGTGAAAAAAGTGGAGATCATAATAGACCACCATCAGATCCTTCAGAACTTAAGGGAAAAACTGTCCCCTACTTGCCTCGTTGATATTAGACCAGAAGTCAACTCTACTTCCGCGATAATGGTCGAGTACTTAAAGGCCCTAGAGATTCCAGTTACAGAGACCCTTGCAACTGCTCTCTTTTACGGAATGTATATAGATACAAAGAAGTTCTCAAAGCTAAGCAGAATAGATATAAAAGCAATAGAATTCCTCACCGGAAAGGTGAATTATGACCTTCTAGACAAGATAGAGTTTCCAGATATAAGCACCGAAACCGCAGAAATTCTTGCGAGGGCAATACTCAACAGGAAGATATACAAGAACGTTGTGATAAGCAATGTTGGATTCATTGCAAACAGAGATGCGATAGCTGAAGCGGCAGATTTCTTGCTTAGGCTCGAAGGAATAACTACAGTTCTTGTATTTGGAATAGTAGATGATAGAATTGAGATCTCAGCAAGAACCAGGGATGTCAGGGTTAACATAGGAGCAGTAATGAAAGAAGCCTTTGGAGAAATCGGAAGTGGAGGAGGCCATGCACAGGCAGGAGGAGCTAGAATACCGCTGGGAATATTTAAGCTTGCCAAAGACAAAACATCCCTATTGAGACTCGTCGAAGAAGCGATAACGGAAAAATTCCTCGAAGCCCTCGGAATAAAGGAGGGCCCATGA
- a CDS encoding ABC transporter permease subunit encodes MKIRKRELGKSLILTGIAILVLFIILFPVYYIFTVSIKPSAALATTKIELIPKNITLEGYKEVLFGLGGEKIDANFTGTVSGDFTLVNGMLYVKSGIIKGKVKYGPFTGFTFEIPIKGKYFTLSEIPKEELKVRGEIIITKIEGDKIGFAIIKDVSSEKGKLKGYIVARNSGTVKFSVIGKFVNSAFFKYLKNSLILAGLTVVLTLIFVIPAAYAFSRMKFFGREHVLYFYLMFTQVAGGLGIAGLIALYGMLVKLGLYNKLPALALVYAAGGVPFNTWLLKSYIDSISPDFDEAALVDGASYLQIIRYVLLPMALPGIATVAIFAFIGGWTEFILASLLLTEENQPLSVWIYTLMGSIGRGIDWNYFAAAALLFALPVFIMFMLAQNYIRSGLTIGGLKE; translated from the coding sequence ATGAAGATAAGAAAAAGAGAATTAGGGAAGTCACTAATATTAACCGGAATTGCAATCCTAGTCCTATTCATAATCCTGTTCCCAGTTTATTACATCTTCACAGTTTCAATAAAGCCTTCAGCGGCCTTGGCAACTACAAAAATAGAGTTAATCCCAAAGAACATAACCCTCGAGGGATACAAAGAAGTGCTGTTTGGTCTTGGAGGGGAAAAGATAGACGCAAACTTTACTGGAACAGTAAGTGGAGACTTCACTCTTGTAAATGGCATGCTCTACGTTAAAAGTGGAATAATAAAAGGGAAAGTCAAATACGGACCATTTACTGGATTCACTTTTGAGATACCAATTAAAGGGAAATACTTTACCCTTTCAGAAATACCCAAGGAAGAGCTAAAAGTCAGAGGGGAGATAATAATAACAAAAATAGAGGGAGATAAGATAGGATTTGCAATAATCAAGGACGTAAGTTCCGAAAAGGGGAAGTTAAAAGGATACATTGTTGCAAGAAATTCCGGAACAGTAAAATTCTCAGTAATAGGCAAATTCGTCAATTCAGCATTCTTCAAATACCTTAAAAATAGCCTCATACTGGCAGGACTAACAGTTGTATTAACACTAATTTTTGTAATTCCAGCTGCTTACGCCTTCTCAAGAATGAAATTCTTCGGGAGGGAGCACGTACTATACTTCTACTTAATGTTCACCCAAGTCGCTGGAGGGCTTGGAATAGCCGGCCTTATAGCCCTCTATGGTATGCTCGTCAAACTAGGCCTTTACAACAAACTACCCGCTCTAGCCTTAGTTTACGCTGCAGGTGGAGTCCCATTTAACACATGGTTACTAAAGAGTTACATAGACTCAATAAGCCCAGACTTTGATGAAGCCGCTTTAGTAGATGGAGCCAGTTATCTCCAGATAATAAGATACGTACTCCTTCCAATGGCTTTGCCAGGAATAGCAACTGTTGCAATATTTGCATTCATCGGAGGATGGACAGAATTCATACTCGCCAGTTTATTATTGACAGAAGAGAACCAACCTCTTTCGGTTTGGATATACACCCTAATGGGAAGCATTGGAAGGGGAATTGATTGGAACTATTTTGCAGCTGCAGCCCTATTGTTCGCTCTTCCAGTGTTTATTATGTTTATGCTCGCCCAAAACTACATTAGGAGTGGACTAACTATAGGAGGTTTGAAAGAATGA
- a CDS encoding extracellular solute-binding protein gives MRKGMYALLLIVLVSLGVIASGCIGGGTQTSTPQQTQSPTTQTSPTTPTQTTTPTPTETTQTQTTPTTTPTTEEECGSGKIVIWHAMHPNELQVFQSLAEEYMAMCPGVEIVFEQKPNLEDALKAAIPAGQGPDLFIWAHDWIGKFAEAGLLEPIDEYITQDILDKFAPMAREAMEYKGHYYAMPFAAETVALIYNKKMVKEPPKTFDEMKKIMEQFYDPANEKYGIAYPVNSYFISAWAQAFGGYYFDDKTEQPGLDKPETIKGFEFFFKNIWPYMAPTADYNTQQSIFLEGRAPMMVNGPWSIGDVKKAGIDFGVAPLPPIIENGKEYWPRPYGGVKLIYFVKGIKNKEAAWKFVKWLTTSPDAIKTLALELGYIPVLKEVLNDPEIKSDPVIYGFGQAVQHAYLMPKSPKMAAVWGGVEGAINEILKDPETANIPEILKKYQEEILKNMQG, from the coding sequence ATGAGGAAAGGAATGTATGCACTCCTCTTGATAGTCCTTGTCTCCCTTGGAGTGATTGCCAGCGGATGTATAGGGGGAGGAACTCAAACATCAACTCCTCAGCAAACACAATCACCAACAACCCAAACATCACCAACAACACCCACTCAAACCACTACTCCAACTCCTACTGAAACTACCCAGACTCAAACCACTCCCACAACTACGCCCACCACTGAGGAAGAATGTGGGAGTGGAAAGATAGTAATCTGGCATGCAATGCATCCCAATGAATTGCAAGTTTTCCAGAGCTTAGCTGAAGAGTACATGGCAATGTGTCCAGGAGTTGAAATAGTCTTTGAACAAAAACCCAACTTAGAAGATGCACTTAAGGCAGCTATTCCTGCTGGTCAAGGTCCAGACCTCTTCATTTGGGCCCATGACTGGATAGGAAAATTTGCCGAGGCCGGATTACTAGAACCAATTGATGAGTACATTACGCAAGATATACTCGACAAGTTTGCCCCAATGGCAAGAGAGGCAATGGAATATAAAGGACACTACTATGCAATGCCCTTTGCAGCTGAAACTGTGGCCCTAATATATAACAAAAAGATGGTAAAAGAGCCACCAAAGACCTTTGATGAAATGAAGAAGATAATGGAACAATTCTACGATCCAGCAAATGAGAAATATGGAATAGCCTATCCAGTTAATTCATACTTCATCTCGGCTTGGGCCCAGGCATTTGGAGGATATTACTTTGATGATAAAACAGAACAGCCAGGTCTAGACAAGCCTGAAACAATCAAAGGATTTGAATTCTTCTTCAAGAATATATGGCCTTACATGGCCCCAACGGCAGATTACAATACCCAACAGAGTATCTTCCTTGAAGGAAGAGCTCCAATGATGGTTAATGGACCCTGGAGCATTGGAGATGTGAAGAAAGCAGGAATAGACTTTGGAGTAGCACCACTTCCACCAATAATCGAGAATGGAAAAGAATACTGGCCAAGGCCATATGGTGGAGTTAAGTTGATTTACTTCGTTAAGGGGATTAAGAATAAAGAAGCCGCCTGGAAATTCGTTAAGTGGCTTACTACAAGTCCAGACGCCATAAAGACGCTTGCATTAGAACTTGGATATATTCCAGTATTGAAGGAGGTTCTAAATGATCCAGAAATAAAGAGCGATCCAGTAATTTACGGATTTGGTCAGGCAGTACAGCATGCATACTTAATGCCTAAGAGCCCCAAGATGGCCGCAGTTTGGGGAGGCGTCGAGGGAGCAATAAATGAAATCTTAAAGGATCCAGAAACCGCTAACATTCCAGAGATATTAAAGAAGTACCAAGAGGAGATTCTAAAGAACATGCAAGGTTGA
- a CDS encoding carbohydrate ABC transporter permease: MRKTVLAALMLIIPGLTAFLFFNLWPIVYSIYLSFTNAQLGNFPVQSPNAPPLKFVGLENFKWVLSDEKFRNAFKWTWIFVATSVTLKVGVGVLLSLLYNSKYVRGKMIYRSLLIIPWALPLLFSITVWRFMFDPVFGPINKILREIGIHNLPNWINDPFWAFLALNIIEVWLAYPFMLTVITAALQSVPETLIEAAIVDGANYWQRFRYVILPAVGKPIAFATILTSAASFQYFMVPYLYNAGLFEDKFILLYGFRKAFGAVPHYGRATAVMVIATLVLAIYMYINVKITKLQEGAKE; this comes from the coding sequence ATGAGAAAGACAGTGCTTGCAGCTTTAATGTTAATAATACCTGGTCTTACCGCATTCTTATTTTTCAATCTATGGCCCATAGTTTATTCTATTTACTTATCTTTCACGAACGCTCAACTGGGCAATTTTCCCGTACAGTCCCCAAATGCACCTCCTTTAAAATTTGTAGGACTTGAAAACTTTAAGTGGGTTCTTTCTGATGAAAAATTTAGAAATGCGTTTAAATGGACCTGGATTTTCGTAGCGACAAGTGTTACGCTAAAAGTTGGTGTTGGAGTTCTATTAAGCCTGCTCTATAATAGCAAATACGTTAGGGGAAAGATGATATACAGATCCCTCCTAATAATTCCCTGGGCTCTTCCACTCTTGTTCTCGATAACAGTTTGGAGGTTTATGTTTGATCCAGTTTTTGGACCCATAAACAAAATTCTGAGAGAGATTGGAATACATAACCTTCCAAACTGGATTAATGATCCATTCTGGGCATTCCTGGCCCTAAACATAATAGAAGTGTGGCTTGCCTATCCTTTTATGTTAACAGTCATCACAGCAGCCCTTCAATCAGTTCCAGAAACCCTCATTGAGGCAGCAATAGTAGATGGAGCTAACTACTGGCAGAGGTTTAGGTACGTAATCCTTCCGGCCGTGGGTAAACCTATAGCGTTTGCAACAATATTAACGAGTGCAGCAAGCTTCCAATATTTTATGGTACCCTATCTGTACAACGCAGGACTGTTTGAAGATAAATTCATCCTTCTCTATGGATTCAGAAAAGCATTCGGAGCAGTACCCCACTATGGAAGAGCAACCGCCGTGATGGTTATTGCAACCTTAGTCCTCGCGATCTACATGTACATCAACGTTAAGATAACCAAACTACAGGAGGGAGCTAAGGAATGA
- a CDS encoding PUA domain-containing protein has translation MSGEIRVRRVSSWELDLILKEAEKYGELLHEFFGIVEGRYRDVYAVNEEVWKTIENVKLRPYAFGTFVGTIKVDENLVEKFYPNIEFFNFVKIEKNYAILGPKAAFLFTTGKDAPKKAVRQLNWSGSKKIIVMNEWGDVIGIGMINPKSEERFIKNITDVGEFLRR, from the coding sequence ATGAGTGGTGAGATAAGAGTCAGGAGAGTCTCTTCCTGGGAGCTCGATTTAATTTTAAAGGAAGCAGAAAAGTATGGCGAACTTCTCCATGAATTTTTTGGGATTGTTGAGGGGAGATATAGGGACGTTTATGCCGTAAATGAGGAAGTTTGGAAAACTATTGAGAATGTTAAACTAAGGCCATATGCTTTTGGAACGTTCGTGGGAACAATAAAGGTGGATGAAAACCTCGTAGAGAAGTTTTACCCGAATATAGAATTTTTCAACTTCGTCAAGATTGAAAAGAACTATGCAATCCTGGGCCCCAAGGCGGCCTTCCTGTTCACGACAGGTAAAGACGCTCCAAAAAAGGCTGTTAGACAATTAAACTGGAGTGGAAGCAAAAAGATAATTGTAATGAATGAGTGGGGAGATGTTATCGGAATAGGGATGATAAATCCAAAAAGCGAAGAAAGGTTTATAAAAAATATAACAGACGTTGGAGAGTTTCTCAGGCGCTAA
- a CDS encoding ATP-dependent Clp protease proteolytic subunit: MDPLSGFFGSLIWWFLFLYILLWPQMQYRQLQLARAKLLERLSRKRNSTVITLIHRQESIGLFGIPVYKFISIEDSEEVLRAIRMAPKDKPIDLIIHTPGGLVLAATQIAKALKDHPAETRVIVPHYAMSGGTLIALAADKIIMDPHAVLGPVDPQLGQYPAPSILRAVERKGADKVDDQTLILADVAEKAIRQVRDFIYDLLKDKYGEEKAKELAQILTEGRWTHDYPITVEEARKLGLDVSTDVPEEVYALMELYKQPVRQRGTVEFVPYPVKQENRH, encoded by the coding sequence ATGGATCCCCTAAGTGGATTTTTTGGTTCTTTGATATGGTGGTTCCTCTTCCTTTACATCCTACTATGGCCCCAAATGCAATACAGACAACTTCAGCTGGCAAGGGCCAAGCTACTTGAAAGGCTTTCGAGGAAGAGGAACTCAACTGTCATAACCCTAATACACAGACAGGAGAGTATAGGCCTCTTTGGGATACCCGTCTATAAATTTATCAGCATTGAGGACAGTGAGGAAGTTCTTAGAGCAATAAGAATGGCTCCAAAGGATAAACCTATTGACTTAATAATCCACACCCCTGGTGGGCTAGTTCTAGCGGCGACTCAAATAGCAAAGGCCCTCAAAGATCACCCAGCAGAGACAAGGGTTATAGTTCCCCACTATGCAATGAGTGGCGGAACGTTAATTGCACTAGCCGCTGATAAGATAATAATGGATCCTCATGCAGTTTTGGGCCCTGTTGACCCTCAACTTGGCCAGTATCCAGCTCCAAGCATCCTTAGAGCTGTAGAAAGAAAAGGGGCTGACAAAGTTGATGACCAAACTCTAATACTAGCTGATGTTGCTGAGAAAGCTATAAGACAGGTTAGGGACTTTATATATGATCTTCTCAAGGACAAGTATGGAGAGGAGAAGGCTAAGGAGCTAGCTCAGATCCTTACCGAGGGTAGGTGGACCCATGACTATCCAATAACAGTTGAGGAAGCAAGAAAACTTGGTCTTGACGTTTCAACAGACGTTCCAGAAGAAGTTTATGCCCTCATGGAGCTCTATAAGCAACCAGTGAGGCAGAGGGGAACCGTTGAATTTGTTCCATATCCAGTAAAGCAGGAGAACAGGCATTAG